One Amorphoplanes digitatis genomic window carries:
- a CDS encoding DUF427 domain-containing protein: MPKAIWNDEIIAESDDTVVVEGNTYFPRSSLREDVLRPSDTHTVCPWKGKASYYTLEAAGQVTQDAVWFYPEPKPDAKAVRDRVAFKKTVKVEA, encoded by the coding sequence ATGCCGAAGGCCATCTGGAACGACGAGATCATCGCCGAGAGCGACGACACCGTGGTAGTCGAGGGCAACACGTATTTCCCGCGCTCCTCGCTGCGCGAGGACGTGCTGCGCCCGTCGGATACGCACACCGTCTGCCCGTGGAAGGGCAAGGCTTCCTACTACACGCTCGAGGCCGCCGGGCAGGTCACCCAGGACGCGGTCTGGTTCTATCCGGAGCCGAAGCCCGACGCCAAGGCCGTCCGCGACCGGGTCGCGTTCAAGAAGACGGTCAAGGTCGAGGCCTGA
- the fxsA gene encoding FxSxx-COOH cyclophane-containing RiPP peptide, whose amino-acid sequence MIDVSGLSLAELAADAAPGPVDDSALAHCLRRLADDLVRPGQPIAGFNSAL is encoded by the coding sequence ATGATCGACGTATCCGGGCTGTCGCTCGCCGAGCTGGCGGCGGATGCCGCACCGGGCCCGGTCGACGACTCGGCGCTGGCGCACTGCCTGCGGCGGCTCGCGGACGACCTGGTCCGGCCGGGCCAGCCGATCGCCGGCTTCAATTCGGCGCTCTGA
- a CDS encoding aKG-HExxH-type peptide beta-hydroxylase, translated as MTRSGIAGARPHRLSDGAFAALGAGRPDAATVGELRRAQLSRHMLLLREIAATAPTPGFASLVAQERADPPRVREMLARPLTGVWAASYLSALRLGSLPEEAGAGYLADLAAAPGRAGRLLTATHDGLSISVRVEDQDPLRSRLGLTPAARLTDAQAARWQELFAGAWRLLAGRLRPQAEVLAAVLDCIVPVEADPDARGISATSADAFGAVAMSEPADATALAVGLLHETQHSVLNAVNYLFDLHEEPDALGYSPWRDDPRPASGILHGAYAYLNVARFRRARDGDPLAAFEFARWRSAVVTAADELLGRGRLTAAGTRFVTALRAEALPWLDEPVAPEVARLAAGANADHRLRWRLRNLRVDPADARALAAAWRRGDSPPRVASHLREQPRRALEASARLDLAHAVLRGEPVYGTGGDLAYVRGERDAAVHAYARGLMGDPGDDAAWAGLVLTGGLSAEPEVLAAAYRALGDRNVDPITLATWLSS; from the coding sequence ATGACGCGATCCGGGATCGCCGGCGCGCGCCCGCACCGGCTCAGCGACGGCGCGTTCGCCGCGCTCGGCGCGGGCCGCCCCGACGCCGCGACCGTCGGCGAGCTGCGCCGCGCCCAGCTCAGCCGCCACATGTTGTTACTGCGCGAGATCGCCGCGACCGCTCCGACACCCGGGTTCGCGAGCCTGGTCGCGCAGGAGCGTGCGGACCCCCCGCGCGTACGCGAGATGCTCGCCCGGCCGCTGACCGGGGTGTGGGCGGCGAGTTACCTCAGCGCGCTTCGGCTCGGAAGTCTGCCCGAAGAGGCAGGCGCCGGATACCTGGCGGACCTCGCCGCGGCGCCGGGCCGGGCCGGGCGGCTGCTCACCGCCACCCACGACGGGTTGTCGATCTCGGTACGGGTCGAGGATCAGGATCCGCTGCGGTCCCGGCTCGGGCTGACGCCGGCCGCCCGGCTCACCGACGCACAGGCGGCACGCTGGCAGGAGCTCTTCGCAGGGGCCTGGCGGCTGCTCGCCGGCCGGCTGCGGCCGCAGGCCGAGGTGCTGGCCGCGGTCCTGGACTGCATCGTTCCCGTCGAGGCCGACCCGGACGCCCGGGGCATCAGCGCGACCTCCGCGGACGCGTTCGGCGCCGTCGCCATGTCCGAGCCCGCCGACGCCACCGCGCTCGCGGTCGGGCTGCTGCACGAGACACAGCACAGCGTCCTGAACGCGGTGAACTACCTCTTCGACCTGCACGAGGAGCCGGACGCCCTCGGTTACTCGCCGTGGCGCGACGACCCCCGCCCGGCGTCCGGAATCCTGCACGGCGCCTACGCCTACCTGAACGTCGCCCGCTTCCGGCGGGCCCGCGACGGCGATCCGCTGGCGGCCTTCGAGTTCGCCAGGTGGCGCTCGGCCGTGGTCACCGCTGCGGACGAGCTGCTGGGCCGGGGCCGGCTCACCGCGGCGGGTACCCGATTCGTGACCGCGCTGCGGGCCGAGGCGCTGCCCTGGCTCGACGAGCCGGTCGCGCCCGAGGTGGCGCGGCTCGCCGCCGGCGCGAACGCGGACCACCGCCTGCGCTGGCGGCTGCGGAACCTGCGCGTCGACCCGGCGGACGCCCGCGCGCTGGCCGCGGCGTGGCGCCGCGGGGACTCCCCGCCGCGCGTCGCATCCCACCTGCGCGAACAGCCCCGCCGGGCGCTGGAGGCGAGCGCCCGGCTGGACCTGGCGCACGCCGTGCTCCGCGGCGAGCCGGTGTACGGGACGGGCGGCGATCTCGCGTACGTCCGGGGCGAGCGGGATGCGGCCGTCCACGCGTACGCCAGGGGTCTGATGGGTGATCCGGGTGACGACGCGGCCTGGGCGGGTCTGGTCCTGACCGGCGGGCTGAGCGCCGAGCCGGAGGTCCTCGCGGCCGCCTACCGCGCGCTGGGCGACCGAAATGTGGACCCGATCACGCTCGCGACCTGGCTTTCTTCGTAA
- a CDS encoding putative bifunctional diguanylate cyclase/phosphodiesterase, with protein MGPIDKAMDRVRRGVDHAMIFTSLLLLAWPAMFADLGDPGAGVPDLIAGLATVTLLGIGVIVLARRRPLMQFLPVAAAVAMAGYWSARDGISPALTWLVIAVAATILLRQFLGARTTEGLVRDLTQQRAQLAHQASRDPLTELGNRKLFLDHAVDALAHAEDTMTAVILVDLDGFKEVNDAYGHATGDELLRTAAERLTANVRNNDTVSRLDGDEFVVLLPRLADDLIADTVANRILRDLAQPLVVGDTVLTIPASAGIALTRGSGMAVDDLMREADLALYQAKDEGKGVARRFDPAQFARAEQRRREEADLRRALDDEEFEVHYQPIVDLNGENTVGVEALVRWNHPERGMLPPAAFLDMAESLGLLPRLGGWVLEQACRQAAQWQEQVPGFELNVNLSASQLGKPDLVEEVRSVLERTGLTPSLLVLELTESVALVDLTESARVLSALKTLGVRIALDDFGTGFSSLSHLGRLPVDVVKIDRTFVQAMQENSGASVAEAVLQIARTFNLAPVAEGVEDATQAARLRELDCAQAQGYHFARPMPAGDLTALLNRQSALSA; from the coding sequence ATGGGTCCGATCGACAAGGCCATGGATCGTGTGCGACGCGGTGTCGACCACGCCATGATCTTCACGTCGCTGTTGCTGCTCGCGTGGCCGGCGATGTTCGCCGACCTCGGCGACCCCGGCGCGGGCGTGCCCGACCTGATCGCCGGCCTCGCCACGGTCACCCTCCTCGGCATCGGCGTGATCGTGCTGGCCCGCCGTCGGCCGCTGATGCAGTTCCTGCCCGTCGCCGCCGCGGTCGCCATGGCCGGCTACTGGTCCGCACGGGACGGCATCAGCCCCGCGCTGACCTGGCTCGTCATCGCCGTCGCCGCGACCATCCTGCTCCGCCAGTTCCTCGGCGCCCGCACCACCGAGGGCCTCGTCCGGGACCTCACCCAGCAGCGCGCCCAGCTGGCGCATCAGGCTAGCCGCGACCCGCTGACCGAGCTCGGCAACCGCAAGCTGTTCCTGGACCACGCCGTCGACGCGCTGGCGCACGCCGAGGACACGATGACCGCCGTGATCCTGGTCGACCTGGACGGGTTCAAGGAGGTCAACGACGCCTACGGCCACGCCACCGGCGACGAGCTGCTGCGCACCGCGGCGGAGCGACTGACCGCGAACGTCCGCAACAACGACACCGTCTCCCGCCTCGACGGCGACGAGTTCGTGGTGCTGCTCCCCCGGCTCGCCGACGACCTGATCGCCGACACGGTGGCCAACCGGATCCTGCGCGACCTTGCACAGCCCCTGGTGGTCGGCGACACCGTGCTGACCATCCCGGCCAGCGCCGGCATCGCCCTGACCCGCGGCAGCGGCATGGCGGTCGACGACCTGATGCGCGAGGCCGACCTCGCCCTCTACCAGGCCAAGGACGAGGGCAAGGGCGTCGCCCGCCGCTTCGACCCGGCCCAGTTCGCCCGGGCCGAGCAGCGCCGCCGCGAGGAGGCCGACCTGCGCCGCGCCCTCGACGACGAAGAGTTCGAGGTGCACTACCAGCCGATCGTCGACCTGAACGGCGAGAACACCGTCGGCGTCGAGGCGCTGGTCCGCTGGAACCACCCCGAGCGGGGCATGCTGCCGCCCGCCGCCTTCCTGGACATGGCCGAGTCGCTCGGCCTGCTGCCCCGCCTCGGCGGCTGGGTGCTCGAGCAGGCCTGCCGGCAGGCCGCGCAGTGGCAGGAGCAGGTGCCCGGCTTCGAGCTCAACGTCAACCTCTCCGCCAGCCAGCTCGGCAAGCCCGACCTGGTCGAGGAGGTCCGCTCCGTGCTGGAGCGCACCGGCCTCACCCCGTCGCTGCTGGTGCTGGAGCTGACCGAGTCGGTCGCGCTCGTCGACCTGACCGAGTCGGCGCGGGTGCTGAGCGCGCTGAAGACGCTCGGCGTCCGGATCGCGCTCGACGACTTCGGCACCGGCTTCTCGTCGCTGAGCCACCTCGGCCGGCTGCCCGTCGACGTCGTGAAGATCGACAGGACGTTCGTGCAGGCCATGCAGGAGAACAGCGGCGCGTCGGTCGCCGAGGCCGTGCTGCAGATCGCCCGGACCTTCAACCTGGCGCCGGTCGCCGAGGGCGTCGAGGATGCGACGCAGGCCGCCCGCCTGCGCGAGCTCGACTGCGCGCAGGCGCAGGGCTACCACTTCGCCCGGCCGATGCCGGCCGGCGACCTGACCGCGCTGCTGAACCGCCAGTCGGCCCTCTCGGCCTGA
- the fxsT gene encoding FxSxx-COOH system tetratricopeptide repeat protein yields MPIQGGLPPRNPHFVGREGLLVDVRASLGDGPVVLLPAAGHEIGGTGRTQLAVEYVYRYADAYDLVWWIPAEQPAGMRAALVGLAQELKLPEARDLDSTLGAVRDALSRGEPHRNWLIVFANANRPEDIRPYLPDGAGHVLITSRNPRWTAEVAQAVPVAAFDRTDSVDLLRRRGPELSAADAELLAERLADVPMALDQAAAVRKATGWTAAEYLRRYDERSAELAFPTPIRVAWGLSADALSEASPAAYELLELSAFLASAPVSWELLWAARGRVSAELDHTVRIERRLKAALRLIGRYGLADLDPPGESMLVHPLVRGMVGQQLSSERHAALQRSVRAMLAAADLGDPDNPAHWPRYSAIVAHLVHADVLGGEAEEIRQLVINCIRFLYARGDWDSSRELAAQAVARWRDDLGEADEQTLLASFHLANALRSVGRTADARDLNARTLRAQREVLGADDETTLATANSVGADLRMQGHFGQARQLDADNLVRYRRLFGESFPTALRCANNLAVDLRLLGDFRGARALDEQVLRHRQMIFVEGHPETLSSRAGLAFDLLGMGDYTGATEVLNGGHAEALGPGHPMALWAGRFAAIAARRCGLPQARELAEANVELFRQRRGDQSVETLGAVVSLANCAWVDGDLDEAQRLLERAVADYRAVLGAEHPFTLAAVTNLAGVVRAAGRFPEARTLDAEALGGLRRSVGADHPFTLSCANGVAADLIATGEAQRAREIALDTLSRSRVQRGAEHPHTLACAFNVSLDSGDELSTQLAIDELQKYCGDSHPLLTRALAGVRLETEIEPPPL; encoded by the coding sequence GTGCCGATCCAGGGTGGCCTGCCGCCGCGCAATCCGCATTTCGTTGGTCGTGAAGGGCTCCTCGTCGACGTGCGCGCGTCGCTCGGCGACGGCCCGGTGGTCCTGCTGCCGGCGGCCGGGCACGAGATCGGCGGCACCGGGCGCACCCAGCTCGCCGTCGAGTACGTCTACCGGTACGCCGACGCCTACGACCTGGTCTGGTGGATTCCCGCCGAGCAGCCGGCCGGCATGCGCGCCGCCCTCGTCGGCCTGGCGCAGGAGCTGAAGCTGCCCGAGGCCCGGGACCTGGACTCGACGCTCGGCGCGGTGCGCGACGCGCTGAGCCGCGGCGAGCCGCACCGCAACTGGCTCATCGTGTTCGCCAACGCGAACCGGCCCGAGGACATCCGGCCCTACCTGCCGGACGGCGCCGGGCACGTGCTGATCACCTCCCGCAATCCCCGGTGGACGGCCGAGGTCGCGCAGGCGGTCCCGGTCGCGGCCTTCGACCGTACGGACAGTGTGGACCTGTTGCGGCGCCGCGGACCCGAGCTGTCCGCCGCCGACGCGGAGCTGCTGGCCGAGCGGCTCGCCGACGTGCCGATGGCGCTCGACCAGGCGGCCGCGGTGCGCAAGGCGACGGGCTGGACCGCCGCGGAATACCTGCGCCGCTACGACGAGCGCTCCGCCGAGCTCGCGTTCCCGACGCCGATCCGGGTGGCGTGGGGGCTGTCCGCCGACGCGCTGTCCGAGGCCTCGCCGGCCGCCTACGAGCTGCTCGAGCTCTCCGCGTTCCTGGCCAGCGCCCCGGTGTCGTGGGAGCTGCTCTGGGCCGCCCGGGGCCGGGTCTCGGCCGAGCTGGACCACACGGTCCGCATCGAGCGGCGGCTCAAGGCCGCGCTGCGCCTGATCGGCCGGTACGGGCTCGCCGACCTCGATCCGCCCGGCGAGAGCATGCTCGTGCATCCGCTGGTCCGCGGCATGGTCGGCCAGCAGCTCAGCTCGGAGCGGCACGCCGCCCTGCAACGCTCGGTGCGCGCGATGCTGGCCGCGGCCGACCTCGGCGACCCGGACAACCCGGCGCACTGGCCCCGATACTCGGCGATCGTCGCGCACCTGGTCCACGCGGACGTGCTCGGCGGCGAGGCCGAGGAGATCCGCCAGCTGGTCATCAACTGCATCCGCTTCCTGTACGCGCGCGGCGACTGGGACTCCAGCCGGGAGCTGGCGGCCCAGGCGGTGGCCCGCTGGCGCGACGACCTCGGCGAGGCCGACGAGCAGACGCTGCTCGCCTCGTTCCACCTGGCCAACGCCCTGCGGTCGGTCGGGCGCACGGCGGACGCCCGGGACCTGAACGCGCGGACGCTGCGCGCGCAGCGCGAGGTGCTCGGCGCGGACGACGAGACCACCCTCGCGACGGCCAACAGCGTCGGCGCCGACCTGCGGATGCAGGGTCACTTCGGCCAGGCCCGCCAGCTCGACGCGGACAACCTGGTGCGCTACCGCCGGCTGTTCGGCGAGAGCTTCCCGACCGCGCTGCGCTGTGCCAACAACCTCGCGGTCGACCTGCGGCTGCTCGGCGACTTCCGGGGCGCGCGGGCGCTGGACGAGCAGGTGCTCCGGCACCGCCAGATGATCTTCGTCGAGGGGCATCCGGAGACGCTGTCCTCGCGGGCCGGGCTGGCGTTCGACCTGCTCGGCATGGGCGACTACACCGGCGCGACCGAGGTGCTCAACGGCGGGCACGCCGAGGCGCTCGGCCCGGGGCACCCGATGGCGCTCTGGGCCGGCCGGTTCGCGGCGATCGCGGCCCGGCGCTGCGGCCTGCCGCAGGCACGGGAGCTCGCCGAGGCCAACGTCGAGCTGTTCCGGCAGCGGCGCGGCGACCAGAGCGTCGAGACGCTCGGCGCGGTGGTGTCGCTGGCGAACTGCGCCTGGGTGGACGGCGACCTCGACGAGGCGCAGCGGCTGCTGGAGCGCGCCGTGGCCGACTACCGGGCGGTGCTGGGCGCCGAGCACCCGTTCACGCTGGCCGCGGTGACCAACCTGGCCGGCGTCGTGCGCGCCGCCGGCCGGTTCCCGGAGGCACGCACGTTGGACGCGGAGGCGCTCGGCGGGCTGCGGCGCAGCGTCGGCGCCGACCACCCGTTCACGCTGAGCTGCGCCAACGGCGTGGCGGCCGACCTGATCGCGACCGGCGAGGCGCAGCGGGCCCGGGAGATCGCGCTCGACACGCTCTCGCGCTCCCGCGTGCAGCGCGGTGCGGAGCATCCGCACACGCTGGCGTGCGCGTTCAACGTCTCGCTGGACTCCGGGGACGAGCTGTCGACCCAGCTCGCGATCGACGAGCTCCAGAAGTACTGCGGCGACAGCCACCCGCTGCTGACCCGCGCGCTGGCGGGCGTACGCCTCGAGACGGAGATCGAGCCGCCGCCGCTGTAA
- a CDS encoding STAS domain-containing protein produces MSEEPVTSIDREDDVVTVALRGEVDVLNVGQVRVSLVEALESRPRGIVVDLSGLSFIDSTGLGALTFGFQRARDAGIGFRLARPGTAVRQILVLSGLLEVVELSE; encoded by the coding sequence GTGTCCGAGGAACCTGTGACGAGCATCGACCGCGAGGACGACGTGGTGACGGTCGCCCTGCGCGGGGAGGTCGACGTCCTCAACGTCGGTCAGGTCCGCGTCTCGCTGGTGGAGGCGCTCGAAAGCCGCCCGCGCGGCATCGTGGTGGACCTGTCCGGACTGTCCTTCATCGACTCGACCGGGCTGGGGGCGCTGACGTTCGGCTTCCAGCGTGCCCGGGACGCCGGCATCGGCTTCCGGCTCGCCCGGCCGGGCACCGCGGTGCGCCAGATCCTCGTGCTGAGCGGCCTGCTCGAGGTCGTCGAACTCAGCGAATGA
- a CDS encoding snapalysin family zinc-dependent metalloprotease translates to MLRKRLSAALVAVAMLVGLQVATAAPAAAAARILYYDASQAQEFVAVVNQGAQIWNSKVTNVQLQPVPAGRTPNIRVYADNGWPRTYSTSLGNGRWYMGREAVNDGYYTPRIAAHEFGHILGLPDRRTGLCADLMSGSSAPVACKNANPNATEAATVNNLFRSAAAVPAREYVWAG, encoded by the coding sequence ATGCTGCGTAAGAGACTGTCCGCCGCGCTGGTAGCCGTCGCGATGCTGGTCGGCCTACAGGTCGCCACGGCCGCGCCGGCCGCGGCGGCGGCCCGGATCCTGTACTACGACGCCAGCCAGGCGCAGGAGTTCGTGGCCGTCGTCAACCAGGGCGCACAGATCTGGAACAGCAAGGTCACCAACGTCCAGCTCCAGCCGGTCCCGGCCGGCCGGACCCCGAACATCAGGGTGTACGCGGACAACGGCTGGCCGCGCACCTACTCCACGTCGCTCGGCAACGGGCGCTGGTACATGGGCCGGGAGGCCGTGAACGACGGCTACTACACCCCGAGGATCGCGGCGCACGAGTTCGGCCACATCCTCGGCCTCCCGGACCGCCGCACGGGCCTGTGCGCGGACCTGATGTCGGGCAGCAGCGCGCCGGTCGCCTGCAAGAACGCCAACCCGAACGCCACCGAGGCGGCGACGGTCAACAACCTCTTCCGCTCGGCGGCGGCGGTACCGGCCCGCGAGTACGTCTGGGCCGGCTGA
- a CDS encoding MFS transporter, with protein sequence MILRRPHPAWYVAAVAFVALVGAAGFRATPSVLLRPLHEEFGWSLGTISAAVSVNLLLYGLTAPFAAALMEKFGLRRVVAAALVLVSAGSGLTVFMTHSWQLVLCWGVLVGLGTGSMALAFVAVVANRWFVARRGLVVGVLTAGGAAGQLVFLPLLARLTGEYGWRVAALTVAAAALSVVPLVWWRLRDRPADLGVTAYGAGPDDLVPAPPAAPGGAARAALRALGQAARTRPFWLLAGGFAICGATTNGLVGTHFIPAAHDHGMTETTAAGLLALVGLFDIAGTIASGWLTDRVDSRWLLGGYYALRGLSLLVLPSLFAATAHPSMVVFILFYGLDWVATVPPTVALCREYFGASGAVVFGWVFASHQIGAALAATAAGLVRDRLGDYDAAWYGAGALALAASLLSLMLLAGRRRGNVGPAGPGIGVAFPAAPAAPAAIT encoded by the coding sequence GTGATCCTTCGCCGCCCGCACCCCGCCTGGTACGTCGCCGCCGTCGCATTCGTCGCTCTGGTGGGCGCGGCCGGCTTCCGAGCCACCCCGTCGGTGCTGCTCCGGCCCCTGCACGAGGAGTTCGGCTGGTCGCTGGGGACGATCTCCGCCGCCGTCTCCGTCAACCTGCTGCTGTACGGCCTCACCGCCCCGTTCGCGGCGGCGCTGATGGAGAAGTTCGGCCTGCGCCGGGTCGTGGCCGCCGCGCTGGTGCTCGTCTCGGCGGGCAGCGGCCTCACCGTCTTCATGACGCACAGCTGGCAGCTGGTCCTCTGCTGGGGCGTGCTCGTCGGCCTCGGCACCGGCTCGATGGCGCTCGCCTTCGTCGCGGTCGTGGCGAACCGGTGGTTCGTGGCCCGGCGCGGGCTGGTCGTCGGCGTGCTGACCGCCGGCGGCGCCGCCGGCCAGCTCGTCTTCCTGCCGCTGCTGGCCCGGCTGACCGGCGAATACGGCTGGCGGGTCGCGGCGCTCACGGTGGCGGCCGCCGCGCTGAGCGTCGTGCCGCTGGTCTGGTGGCGGCTGCGCGACCGGCCCGCCGATCTCGGCGTGACCGCGTACGGTGCCGGGCCGGACGACCTGGTCCCCGCGCCGCCGGCGGCTCCGGGCGGCGCGGCCCGGGCGGCGCTGCGCGCGCTCGGCCAGGCCGCGAGGACCCGGCCGTTCTGGCTGCTCGCGGGCGGGTTCGCGATCTGCGGCGCGACCACCAACGGCCTCGTCGGCACCCACTTCATCCCGGCCGCGCACGACCACGGCATGACCGAGACGACCGCGGCCGGCCTGCTGGCCCTGGTCGGCCTCTTCGACATCGCGGGGACGATCGCCTCCGGCTGGCTCACCGACCGGGTCGACAGCCGCTGGCTGCTGGGCGGCTACTACGCGCTGCGCGGGCTGTCCCTGCTGGTCCTGCCGTCGCTGTTCGCCGCGACCGCGCACCCGAGCATGGTCGTCTTCATCCTCTTCTACGGCCTGGACTGGGTCGCGACGGTGCCGCCGACCGTCGCACTCTGCCGCGAGTACTTCGGGGCGAGCGGCGCGGTCGTCTTCGGCTGGGTCTTCGCCTCACACCAGATCGGCGCGGCCCTCGCGGCGACCGCGGCGGGGCTGGTCCGTGACCGGCTCGGCGACTACGACGCGGCCTGGTACGGCGCCGGCGCCCTCGCGCTGGCGGCCTCGCTGCTGTCGCTGATGCTGCTGGCCGGCCGGCGCCGCGGGAACGTCGGCCCGGCGGGCCCCGGCATCGGCGTGGCGTTCCCGGCCGCGCCGGCCGCTCCGGCGGCCATCACATGA
- a CDS encoding GlxA family transcriptional regulator, which translates to MTHAIAMVALDGVVGFDLGVPPQVFGAARDPGDRPFYTVTTCAPGGRAVRPERGGFQVVPDHDLTPLATADTVLVPGVSGGPVLTTGRLDPEVTEALRAAHARGARIISICTGASVLAAAGLLDGRTAASHWAWAKRLRRLYPRVDWDFDVLFFDGGDVLTSAGVGAGIDLCLHVVREDHGTAVANLAARRCVVPPWRDGGQAQYIEQPVPAALGGGTEPTRAWALRRLAEPVSLEEMAGHARMSVRTFTRRFRDETGLSPQKWLLRQRVAHARLLLESTDLTVDLVARRSGLGSATALRQHLQATIGVPPTAYRRTFRQT; encoded by the coding sequence ATGACCCATGCGATCGCGATGGTGGCCCTCGACGGCGTGGTCGGCTTCGACCTCGGCGTGCCGCCGCAGGTCTTCGGCGCCGCCCGGGACCCCGGCGACCGGCCCTTCTACACGGTCACCACCTGCGCGCCGGGCGGCCGGGCGGTGCGCCCCGAGCGCGGCGGCTTCCAGGTCGTGCCGGACCACGACCTCACGCCGCTCGCCACGGCCGACACCGTCCTCGTACCCGGCGTGAGCGGCGGCCCTGTGCTGACGACGGGCCGGCTCGACCCGGAGGTGACCGAGGCGCTGCGCGCCGCACACGCGCGCGGCGCCCGGATCATCTCGATCTGCACCGGCGCCTCGGTGCTCGCCGCAGCCGGCCTGCTCGACGGACGCACCGCCGCCAGCCACTGGGCCTGGGCCAAGCGCCTGCGCCGCCTCTATCCCCGGGTCGACTGGGACTTCGACGTGCTGTTCTTCGACGGCGGCGACGTGCTCACCTCGGCGGGCGTCGGCGCCGGCATCGACCTGTGCCTGCACGTCGTGCGCGAGGACCACGGCACCGCGGTGGCCAATCTGGCCGCCCGCCGCTGCGTGGTGCCGCCGTGGCGCGACGGCGGGCAGGCGCAGTACATCGAGCAACCGGTACCGGCGGCGCTGGGCGGCGGCACCGAGCCGACCCGGGCCTGGGCGCTGCGCCGGCTCGCCGAGCCGGTGAGCCTGGAGGAGATGGCCGGCCACGCCCGGATGAGCGTGCGCACGTTCACCCGCCGGTTCCGCGACGAGACCGGACTGAGCCCGCAGAAGTGGCTGCTGCGGCAGCGGGTGGCGCACGCCCGGCTGCTGCTCGAATCGACCGACCTGACCGTCGACCTGGTCGCCCGGCGCTCCGGGCTGGGCAGCGCCACGGCGCTGCGGCAGCATCTTCAGGCGACGATCGGGGTGCCGCCGACCGCCTACCGCCGGACGTTTCGTCAGACGTAA